In a genomic window of Anoxybacter fermentans:
- the rplD gene encoding 50S ribosomal protein L4 encodes MPKLALYNRAGSQVGEIDLNENVFGVEVNEPVVHRAVVAHLAAMRAGTHKTKTRGEVSGGGKKPWRQKGTGRARQGSIRAPHWVGGGTVFGPIPRDYTKKINKKEKKLAVKSALTNKVEEGKLIVIDDFGIKEPKTKEMVKILSDLKLNDKKVLIILPGKDEAVYKSARNIPNVKTLVTQALNIYDLLNCEYIVMTRDAVAAVEEVLA; translated from the coding sequence ATGCCAAAATTAGCATTATACAATAGAGCTGGCAGCCAGGTGGGCGAAATTGACCTTAATGAAAATGTATTTGGCGTAGAGGTTAATGAGCCAGTTGTCCATCGGGCTGTAGTGGCGCATTTAGCTGCAATGCGTGCTGGCACACATAAGACCAAAACGCGTGGTGAAGTTTCTGGAGGCGGTAAAAAGCCCTGGCGCCAAAAGGGAACTGGTCGTGCTAGACAAGGTTCTATACGAGCACCACATTGGGTTGGTGGTGGTACAGTTTTTGGACCTATACCTCGGGACTATACCAAAAAGATTAACAAAAAAGAGAAGAAGTTGGCTGTTAAATCAGCATTAACCAATAAAGTTGAAGAAGGTAAGTTGATTGTTATTGATGATTTCGGTATAAAAGAGCCTAAAACTAAAGAGATGGTTAAAATTTTGAGTGATCTAAAATTAAATGATAAAAAGGTATTAATTATTTTACCGGGTAAAGATGAAGCCGTTTATAAGTCTGCCCGGAATATTCCGAATGTAAAGACCCTGGTTACTCAGGCTCTAAACATTTATGATTTATTGAACTGTGAATATATTGTTATGACCAGGGATGCTGTAGCGGCTGTCGAGGAGGTGCTGGCGTAA
- the rplC gene encoding 50S ribosomal protein L3 — translation MAKGILGRKIGMTQIFTEEGEVIPVTVVEAGPCVVVQKKTKEVDGYDAYQIGFGEIKPKHVNKPLKGHFEKAGVEPKKYLREVKFDQEYNVGDVIKVDIFKEGEKVDVIGTSKGKGFAGTIKRWNFHRGPMSHGSKFHRAPGSLGASTFPARVFKGKKMAGRMGGKRVTIQNLEIVRVDPERNLLLIKGSIPGPKKGLVIIREAVKAG, via the coding sequence ATGGCTAAAGGGATTTTGGGTAGAAAGATTGGTATGACTCAGATTTTTACCGAAGAAGGTGAAGTAATCCCTGTAACTGTTGTAGAAGCTGGACCTTGTGTAGTGGTTCAGAAGAAAACCAAAGAAGTTGATGGATATGATGCTTATCAGATAGGTTTTGGCGAAATAAAACCAAAGCATGTTAATAAGCCATTAAAAGGACACTTTGAGAAAGCTGGTGTTGAACCTAAGAAATATTTAAGAGAGGTTAAATTTGATCAGGAGTATAACGTTGGTGACGTAATTAAAGTAGATATCTTTAAAGAAGGCGAAAAAGTTGATGTAATTGGAACATCTAAAGGTAAAGGTTTTGCAGGTACTATTAAGCGTTGGAACTTCCATCGTGGTCCAATGTCTCACGGTTCTAAGTTCCACAGAGCGCCTGGTTCCCTTGGTGCATCTACTTTCCCAGCACGGGTTTTTAAAGGTAAAAAAATGGCCGGTCGTATGGGTGGTAAAAGAGTAACTATTCAGAACTTAGAAATTGTTCGAGTTGATCCAGAGAGAAATCTTCTTTTGATTAAAGGTTCTATTCCTGGACCAAAGAAAGGACTTGTTATAATCCGTGAAGCGGTAAAAGCTGGTTAA
- the rpsJ gene encoding 30S ribosomal protein S10 — protein MAQEKIRIRLKAYEHQILDQSARQIVETAKRSGAKVSGPIPLPTEREVFTILRSPHINKDSREQFEMRTHKRLIDIINPTPKTVDALMRLDLPAGVNIEIKL, from the coding sequence ATGGCTCAAGAAAAGATTAGGATTCGTCTTAAGGCGTATGAACATCAGATTTTGGATCAATCTGCTCGTCAAATTGTTGAGACCGCTAAAAGAAGTGGTGCAAAAGTTTCTGGACCAATTCCTTTACCAACAGAACGGGAAGTCTTTACAATTCTCAGATCTCCTCATATAAACAAAGATTCCCGTGAGCAGTTTGAGATGCGGACACACAAAAGATTGATTGATATTATTAATCCAACTCCAAAGACTGTTGATGCTTTAATGCGCCTGGATCTTCCAGCAGGTGTAAATATCGAAATTAAGCTGTAA